The DNA window GATTTTGCCCGAGCATGGGGCCAAAGCCGGCCACCTGCCAAAACAGCCACTGCAGTGTGGCCGCACGTTCGCGCAGGCTTTTGCTCAACAGTTTGCCGGTTTTTTCGGCCAGATAAAGCAGGATCTCGCCGGATTCGAACAGGCCGATCGGCGCGCCGCCGTCGACCGGGCTTAGATCGACGATCGCCGGGATTTTATTGTTGGGCGAGATGGCGAGAAACTCGGGTTTGAACTGATCGCCGGCGCTGATATTCACATGGTGAATACGGTAGGGTAAGCCAACCTCTTCCAGGAACAGGGTTATCTTATGGCCGTTGGGCGTCGGTGCGTAATACAGGTCAATCATGTAGTGATACTCCTTGTAAAACATCGTCATAAGATGAAACATGGGCCGGTTGGCGCCAAAAGGGTAATCAGCCGCCGCATGCCGTCTGTGAACCTGAAGGAGCAAACCGCCTGGCAATAGCGAGCCTGCGTACGGCGCAGTGAAATGGTTCTCAATCACGCGGCTTAGGATATCAGTTCAGCGTAGGCGATCGCGAGTTGCTTGATCCAGATTTAGGAAAATCCGCCGGGCTTCGCTAACGTAAACCAAGCGGCGGCGGCCGGTGCCGTTACGCCGGGGTCGCGTCGCCAGGCGGCGCTAACATCACTAATCACTTCGCGACATCAGGAATGGGTATGAAACTGTTATTTGCTTCCGATCTGCACGGCTCACTGTCCGCCACGGAACGTGTGCTGGAACGTTTTGAAGAACATGACGCCGACTGGCTGATCCTGCTTGGCGATTTTCTTAATCATGGGCCGCGTAATGCGCTGCCGGACAACTATCAACCGGCGCAGGTTGCCGAACAATTGAATGGCTATAGCGACAAGATTATCGCCGTTCGCGGGAATTGCGATAGCGAAGTCGATCAGATGCTGCTCGCGTTCCCGATCACCGCCCCTTGGCAGCAAGTGCTGTTGCAAAAAAGACGATTGTTTTTGACCCATGGTCACCTTTATCATCCCTCTGCGTTGCCGCCGCTATCGGCCGGCGACGTATTGGCTTATGGCCATACGCACTTGCCGCAGGCAGAACGGCAGGGCGATATCTTTTGTTTTAATCCCGGCTCGGTCAGCATACCGAAAGGCGGCTTTCCCGCCAGCTACGGGCTGCTGGATGAAGACACTTTGCGGGTAGTGTCTCTGCACGAGGGCAAGACGGTTGCAGAGGTGTCATTATCCCATTAATTTATACCCTCGATAATTCGAGTTGCAGCGCGAAACGGCGTTGGTGCGGCCTTTGCCGGCTAACAACGCCAATGTGCACACAGCTTGCAGTATGGCGGGTATTTGCATAATAAGAATCTATGAA is part of the Gibbsiella quercinecans genome and encodes:
- the yfcE gene encoding phosphodiesterase, with the protein product MKLLFASDLHGSLSATERVLERFEEHDADWLILLGDFLNHGPRNALPDNYQPAQVAEQLNGYSDKIIAVRGNCDSEVDQMLLAFPITAPWQQVLLQKRRLFLTHGHLYHPSALPPLSAGDVLAYGHTHLPQAERQGDIFCFNPGSVSIPKGGFPASYGLLDEDTLRVVSLHEGKTVAEVSLSH
- the yfcG gene encoding GSH-dependent disulfide bond oxidoreductase, whose product is MIDLYYAPTPNGHKITLFLEEVGLPYRIHHVNISAGDQFKPEFLAISPNNKIPAIVDLSPVDGGAPIGLFESGEILLYLAEKTGKLLSKSLRERAATLQWLFWQVAGFGPMLGQNHHFTHYAPQPVPYAIERYQLETKRLYGVLEAELQKHPYLGGDNYSIADIATYPWAAAHARQRIDLADYPAVRNWYERIGNRPATQRAYQKADQA